A region from the Geotrypetes seraphini chromosome 10, aGeoSer1.1, whole genome shotgun sequence genome encodes:
- the LOC117368590 gene encoding vomeronasal type-2 receptor 26-like — protein MLILLSFMFLIVAHLFEKDVNQDTGFNLKIRQDLSMSMYHKDGDLILGGILQIHMQSNPLDSTNFREPPASKDCILYVIRYYRHRLAFHFTVEEVNNNAELLPNITLGYRIYDSCAWELRAIHGTLSLLSGRQVPVPNYSCEDRGVLAAFIGDLTSDTTYSISQLSRIFHYPQISYGAMDPIFSDRILFPSFFRMVPNERSQYDAIIQLLRHFGWTWVGILTSADYQGQSAGEELKRAIIQSGGCVEFLAMIPMFGKSQTMFEFVHLIRSSTCSVIVLYSSMVYLLQQFMFEEWRNHEIPPKVWILSANLPIITDFDLGKAFQILNGSIAFSIPKGEIPGFKDFLYSVNPTMFPDDVLLKLIWQINFRCRLPGTKKNSWKYFDRLPNCTGFETLRRLDSSLYDVYNFRFSYNIYTAVYALAHALHQMYTAEPLQGPITLRESLWQRFQPWQLNNFLRNIHFKPSIGNEIFFDEKGDTPTRYDILNCIYLPNGALIQTLVGSFHPSAPSDQQLFINESAIRWQPLFKQTPRSVCSKSCRPGYRKAPKEGSPKCCYDCVPCAEGEFSNATDMEKCLKCPDDQWPMKKRDGCIPRTIEFLSYEDPLGAALAFLAIVLCAITAGTLGIFLKYRETAIVKANNRDLSYILLLSLMLSFLCSLLFIGRPEKLTCLLRQTAFGIIFSVSVSAVLAKTITVVIAFKATKPGSRLREWVGSRVLSFLVLLCSLGEVLICTAWLLISPPFPDYDIQTDPGKMILICNEGSLFAFYSVIGYMGLLAILSFIVAFLARRLPNSFNEAQLITFSMLVFCSVWVSFIPVYLSTKDKYMVTVEIFAMLLSSTGLLSCIFIPKCYIILLRPEMNTREHLIGKQSPSM, from the exons ATGTTGATCCTTCTCTCTTTCATGTTTCTGATTGTTGCTCATCTATTTGAGAAAGATGTGAATCAAGATACTGGGTTTAACCTGAAAATCAGACAAGACCTGTCCATGTCCATGTACCATAAGGACGGAGACCTGATCCTTGGTGGAATCTTACAGATTCACATGCAAAGTAATCCCCTTGATTCTACAAACTTCAGGGAGCCTCCAGCTTCTAAGGATTGCATTTT GTATGTTATCCGCTATTATCGACACCGCTTGGCTTTTCACTTCACAGTGGAAGAggtcaataacaatgcagaactCTTACCCAACATTACCCTGGGGTATCGGATCTATGACTCCTGTGCTTGGGAGCTAAGAGCCATACATGGAACCTTGAGCTTGTTGTCTGGGAGACAAGTGCCAGTCCCTAATTACAGCTGTGAAGACAGAGGAGTACTGGCTGCTTTCATTGGCGATTTGACTTCAGATACAACTTACTCAATATCACAGCTTTCAAGAATCTTCCACTACCCTCAG ATCAGTTATGGAGCAATGGATCCCATCTTCAGTGACCGGATTCTCTTTCCATCCTTTTTCCGAATGGTCCCTAATGAGCGCTCTCAGTATGACGCTATTATACAGTTACTCCGGCACTTTGGATGGACCTGGGTTGGGATCCTGACATCGGCTGATTATCAAGGACAATCAGCTGGTGAAGAACTTAAGCGGGCAATTATTCAGAGCGGAGGTTGTGTTGAGTTTTTAGCAATGATACCAATGTTTGGGAAATCTCAAACTATGTTTGAGTTTGTTCATCTGATTCGCAGTTCCACCTGCAGCGTGATAGTCCTCTACAGTAGTATGGTCTATCTGCTCCAGCAGTTCATGTTCGAAGAATGGAGAAATCATGAAATACCTCCGAAAGTGTGGATTCTGTCAGCGAATCTGCCAATTATTACAGATTTCGATTTAGGAAAAGCTTTCCAGATCTTAAATGGCTCGATAGCATTTTCTATCCCAAAAGGTGAAATTCCTGGATTCAAGGATTTCCTTTATAGTGTGAATCCTACCATGTTTCCAGATGATGTTTTACTGAAATTAATTTGGCAGATAAATTTCAGATGTAGGCTGCCAGGCACAAAGAAGAATAGTTGGAAATATTTTGATAGGTTGCCTAATTGTACTGGGTTTGAGACGCTGCGTAGACTGGATTCTTCTCTGTATGATGTCTATAATTTCAGGTTCTCTTACAATATTTATACAGCAGTCTATGCCCTGGCACATGCTTTACATCAAATGTACACGGCAGAGCCCTTACAAGGACCGATTACTCTCAGAGAGAGTCTGTGGCAGAGATTCCAACCATGGCAG CTGAATAATTTTCTTAGGAATATTCATTTTAAACCTTCTATTGGAAATGAGATTTTCTTTGATGAGAAAGGGGACACTCCCACTCGATATGACATTCTAAACTGTATTTATTTGCCCAATGGAGCCCTCATCCAAACCCTTGTGGGCAGCTTTCATCCTTCTGCCCCTTCCGATCAACAACTCTTCATCAACGAGAGCGCCATCCGGTGGCAACCACTCTTTAAACAG ACTCCTCGTTCTGTGTGTAGCAAGAGCTGTAGGCCAGGATACAGGAAGGCTCCCAAAGAGGGGAGCCCGAAATGTTGCTATGACTGTGTCCCTTGTGCTGAGGGAGAGTTCTCCAATGCAACAG ATATGGAAAAATGTTTGAAATGTCCCGATGACCAGTGGCCCATGAAGAAGCGAGACGGCTGCATTCCAAGAACCATCGAGTTCCTTTCCTACGAGGATCCACTGGGTGCGGCTTTGGCTTTCTTGGCCATTGTATTATGTGCAATCACTGCTGGAACTCTAGGAATATTTCTTAAATATCGAGAGACTGCTATAGTGAAAGCCAATAACCGGGATCTCAGCTacatcctcctcctctccctcatgCTCTCCTTCCTCTGTTCCTTGCTATTCATTGGGCGTCCGGAGAAGCTGACCTGTCTGCTCCGGCAAACTGCTTTTGGGATCATTTTCTCAGTCTCTGTTTCTGCAGTCCTGGCAAAAACCATCACAGTTGTCATTGCTTTCAAAGCCACTAAGCCTGGAAGCAGGTTAAGGGAATGGGTGGGGTCCAGAGTACTCAGCTTCTTGGTCCTTCTGTGCTCCCTGGGTGAAGTTCTGATCTGCACTGCGTGGTTACTCATCTCTCCCCCATTCCCAGACTACGACATACAGACAGATCCTGGAAAGATGATACTAATATGCAATGAAGGCTCCCTCTTTGCATTTTACAGTGTGATCGGGTATATGGGCTTATTGGCTATATTAAGTTTTATTGTTGCTTTCTTAGCCAGACGTTTACCTAACAGTTTCAATGAGGCCCAATTGATCACTTTCAGTATGCTGGTGTTCTGCAGTGTTTGGGTGTCCTTCATCCCGGTTTACCTGAGTACAAAGGACAAATACATGGTAACTGTGGAGATATTTGCAATGCTGTTATCTAGTACAGGACTGTTGAGCTGTATCTTTATCCCAAAGTGCTACATTATTCTGCTCAGGCCTGAGATGAACACAAGGGAGCATTTAATTGGAAAACAATCTCCCAGTATGTAA